From a region of the Butyrivibrio sp. AE3004 genome:
- a CDS encoding electron transfer flavoprotein subunit beta/FixA family protein, with the protein MKVVVCIKQVPDTKGGVKFKPDGTLDRGAMLAIMNPDDKAGLEAALRLKDEYGAEVTVVTMGLPKAEAVLREAMAMGADKAILVTDRVLGGADTWATSSTIAGALRNLEYDLVITGRQAIDGDTAQVGPQISEHLGLPVISYAEEIKVDEKAKTVVVKRQFEDRYHMVEAKMPCLITALAELGEPRYMTPGGIFDAFEKEVTVWGRADLKDVEDSNLGLKGSPTQIAKASDKVKKGAGEKIVADSADEAVDYLFGKLEEKHII; encoded by the coding sequence ATGAAAGTTGTAGTTTGCATAAAGCAGGTGCCCGATACAAAGGGCGGGGTTAAGTTTAAACCCGATGGAACACTCGACAGAGGAGCAATGCTTGCAATCATGAACCCTGATGACAAAGCAGGTCTTGAGGCAGCTCTTCGTCTTAAGGATGAATATGGCGCTGAAGTTACTGTAGTAACCATGGGTCTTCCCAAGGCAGAGGCAGTTCTTCGTGAAGCAATGGCAATGGGTGCTGACAAGGCAATTCTTGTTACAGACCGCGTACTTGGTGGTGCTGACACATGGGCAACATCTTCAACAATCGCCGGTGCACTCAGAAACCTTGAGTATGATCTTGTAATCACAGGCCGTCAGGCTATTGATGGAGATACAGCTCAGGTTGGACCTCAGATTTCTGAGCATCTTGGACTTCCTGTAATTTCTTACGCTGAAGAAATCAAGGTTGACGAGAAGGCAAAGACTGTTGTTGTTAAGCGTCAGTTCGAGGATCGTTATCATATGGTAGAGGCTAAGATGCCTTGCCTTATCACAGCTCTTGCTGAACTTGGCGAGCCCAGATACATGACTCCCGGCGGAATCTTTGATGCTTTCGAGAAGGAAGTTACAGTATGGGGAAGAGCAGACCTTAAGGATGTTGAGGATTCTAACCTTGGTCTTAAGGGATCACCTACTCAGATCGCTAAGGCTTCAGATAAGGTTAAGAAGGGTGCCGGCGAGAAGATCGTTGCAGATTCAGCTGATGAAGCTGTAGATTATCTGTTCGGCAAGCTCGAAGAGAAGCACATCATCTGA